In the genome of Rhodoplanes sp. Z2-YC6860, one region contains:
- a CDS encoding ABC transporter ATP-binding protein: MTAVLEVRQLSARYGRVEALHDISLSVAAGEFVAVLGPNGAGKSTLMRAIMGLVANSGEVSFGGASLPRQSPDACVARGVVLVPEGRGIFAPMTVQENLELGAYLLNDTAEFERREKRVFDLFPRLRERLHQISGSLSGGEQQMLAVGRALMADPKILLLDEPSLGLAPKVIDEILSTLALLNKEGLPIVLVEQKAPLALRRSSRAYLLSVGRLIAEIDPRTITSHDELARYYLS; encoded by the coding sequence GTGACGGCGGTCCTCGAAGTCCGGCAGCTCTCGGCGCGCTACGGGCGCGTCGAGGCGCTGCATGACATCAGCCTCTCGGTTGCAGCCGGCGAGTTCGTCGCCGTGCTGGGCCCGAACGGCGCGGGCAAGAGCACGCTGATGCGCGCCATCATGGGCCTCGTCGCCAATTCCGGCGAGGTCAGTTTTGGCGGCGCGTCCTTGCCGCGCCAGTCGCCCGACGCCTGCGTCGCGCGTGGCGTGGTGCTGGTGCCTGAGGGGCGCGGGATCTTTGCGCCGATGACGGTCCAGGAAAACCTCGAGCTCGGAGCCTATCTGCTCAACGACACCGCCGAGTTCGAGCGTCGCGAGAAACGCGTGTTCGATCTATTCCCGCGGCTGCGCGAGCGGCTTCATCAAATCTCGGGCTCGCTGTCCGGCGGCGAGCAGCAGATGCTGGCGGTCGGCCGCGCGTTGATGGCCGATCCGAAAATCCTGCTGCTGGACGAGCCTTCGCTCGGCCTTGCGCCCAAGGTCATCGACGAAATTCTCAGCACGCTCGCGCTCCTCAATAAGGAAGGTCTGCCGATCGTCCTGGTCGAGCAGAAGGCGCCGCTGGCGCTGCGTCGGTCGAGCCGCGCTTACCTGCTCTCGGTCGGTCGATTGATCGCCGAAATCGATCCGCGAACCATCACGTCCCATGACGAACTCGCCCGCTACTATCTCTCGTGA
- a CDS encoding ABC transporter substrate-binding protein produces MNRVKFATLAAIAAALSASPAGAQQVYKIGISAGLTGYAATVDRGWSDGVELAAAALNAKGGIMGRKVEVVVEDNKSEPQEAVTVYRKMISSDKADIFLSGCVSAGNFAGAPLTVRAQIPMVLCSILPQNADHVKWAFSTLPPAGFEVSTRLSYLKEKTQVKKIGVLHDPSPYAVLQKNIAEKTAADYGLELVGIEQYKQDDADLSVQISKMNAAGARAILKIGLGGTTLTAAKNIKQLGLDMLMLTSVEDLAVFRPVAEVLGDKFFFVASPSQVYDALPDSAMKSEIAKFLVPWKAKYQDRDPNWAARGWDGVQITAKAVEQGKSFEGSKVRDQIEAITGFQGTTGVYNMSPTVHQGITVNPFLLASIVGGRVIVVK; encoded by the coding sequence ATGAACAGGGTGAAATTTGCGACGCTTGCCGCAATCGCTGCCGCGCTGTCGGCCAGCCCGGCCGGTGCTCAGCAGGTCTACAAGATCGGCATTTCGGCCGGCCTGACCGGTTATGCCGCCACGGTCGACCGCGGCTGGAGCGACGGCGTCGAGCTCGCGGCGGCGGCGCTCAACGCCAAGGGCGGCATCATGGGCCGCAAGGTCGAGGTCGTCGTCGAGGACAACAAGTCCGAGCCGCAGGAGGCGGTGACGGTCTATCGCAAGATGATCTCGTCGGACAAAGCCGACATCTTCCTGTCGGGTTGCGTCTCGGCGGGTAATTTCGCCGGCGCGCCGCTCACGGTGCGTGCGCAAATCCCGATGGTGCTGTGCTCGATCCTGCCGCAGAACGCCGATCACGTGAAATGGGCGTTCAGCACGCTTCCGCCAGCGGGGTTCGAGGTTTCAACGCGGCTGTCGTATCTCAAAGAAAAGACCCAGGTCAAAAAGATCGGCGTGCTGCACGATCCGTCGCCCTATGCGGTGCTGCAGAAGAACATCGCCGAAAAGACCGCGGCCGATTACGGCCTCGAGCTGGTCGGGATCGAACAGTACAAGCAGGATGACGCCGATCTCAGCGTCCAGATCAGCAAGATGAATGCGGCCGGCGCCCGCGCGATCCTCAAGATCGGCCTCGGCGGCACCACGCTGACCGCGGCCAAGAACATCAAGCAGCTCGGTCTCGACATGCTGATGCTGACCAGCGTCGAGGATCTGGCGGTGTTCCGCCCGGTCGCCGAAGTGCTCGGCGACAAGTTCTTCTTCGTCGCCTCGCCGTCGCAGGTCTACGACGCACTGCCGGACAGCGCGATGAAGTCGGAGATCGCCAAGTTCCTGGTGCCGTGGAAGGCGAAATACCAGGACCGCGATCCGAACTGGGCGGCGCGCGGCTGGGACGGTGTGCAGATCACCGCCAAGGCGGTCGAGCAGGGCAAGAGCTTCGAGGGCTCGAAAGTTCGCGACCAGATCGAGGCCATCACCGGATTCCAGGGCACCACCGGCGTCTACAACATGTCGCCGACCGTGCACCAGGGCATCACCGTCAACCCGTTCCTGCTCGCAAGCATCGTCGGCGGGCGCGTCATAGTCGTGAAGTGA
- a CDS encoding IclR family transcriptional regulator: MPKRRAAESRGQPARAKSPRAPARRAAAPKDTGTLDLALRILDHLAAQAAPTPLTSIAQAFSASKSTVYRHLSALARHGFVRRDVSTGRYAIGIKLMVLGETSRGNFEIVAVARDALLKLRDTTGHAVSLCALLDDDLVVLDLMHGRSVVEFSTRPGTRLALHASAHGKVWLAFGPEGLLERVLSKPRRAWTPHTLTDAKALSSEVQAVRKRGWSTAPHEAVTGVNTLAAPVFDHRGVLVGSIAMVGSTQVIAAKPTPAQVSAVIETARSVSRDLGWQG, encoded by the coding sequence ATGCCGAAACGGCGTGCGGCCGAAAGCCGGGGGCAGCCCGCGCGGGCGAAATCGCCCCGCGCGCCGGCGCGGCGCGCTGCGGCGCCGAAAGACACCGGCACGCTCGATCTGGCGCTGCGTATCCTGGATCATCTGGCGGCGCAGGCTGCGCCCACGCCCCTGACGTCGATTGCGCAAGCCTTCTCGGCGTCGAAATCGACGGTCTATCGGCATCTCAGCGCGCTCGCCCGTCACGGTTTTGTGCGACGCGACGTCAGCACCGGCCGCTACGCGATCGGCATCAAGCTGATGGTCCTGGGCGAGACCTCGCGCGGCAACTTCGAGATCGTCGCCGTCGCCCGCGACGCGCTGCTCAAGCTGCGGGACACCACGGGGCATGCGGTTTCGCTTTGCGCGCTGCTGGATGACGATCTGGTGGTGCTCGATCTCATGCACGGCCGCTCGGTGGTGGAGTTCTCGACGCGCCCCGGCACCCGCTTGGCGTTGCACGCGAGCGCGCATGGCAAGGTCTGGCTGGCTTTTGGCCCGGAAGGCCTGCTTGAGCGGGTGCTGAGCAAGCCGCGCCGAGCCTGGACGCCGCACACATTGACCGATGCCAAGGCGCTTTCAAGCGAGGTGCAGGCGGTCAGGAAGCGCGGCTGGTCCACTGCGCCACACGAGGCCGTCACGGGCGTCAACACGCTGGCCGCGCCGGTGTTCGATCATCGCGGCGTGCTGGTCGGATCGATCGCCATGGTCGGGTCGACCCAGGTGATCGCGGCGAAGCCCACGCCGGCGCAGGTCAGTGCGGTCATCGAGACGGCGCGCAGCGTGTCGCGCGATCTGGGATGGCAAGGATAG
- a CDS encoding hydantoinase B/oxoprolinase family protein — MDGVELEILWSNLIGIVTERAKALQRIAFSPVVREAGDLACALFDRRGRMVAQANTGTPGHINSLAIAGSHLVRIFANNLKPGDVVVTNDPWMSAGHFFDITVLTPIFDGDRVLAYIGSTIHHTDIGGYGIGAGARDVHEEGLWIPPLKLYNEGVPCPVLHAMIKSNVRTPDAVFGDLAAQVSSGQAASERLIAMCQRYELVDIEGLSDEIISRSEAATRSAISKLKAGTYHGESAFDVPGGQVITLKSAVTVDPDAGEILVDFTGSTMQTTSGINVVLNYTHAYSTFAIRSCLNPDLPNNTGSLAPIKVHAPEGSILNCQYPVPVNARHVVGMYVPMPILKALYQVIPDRVLAEGSGAVWTMQIQGKREDGSPFTSSMFNYSGGMGARATKPGPSATCYPTGVAAVPVEIVEAVTPVLFDRKELRPGSGGDGAMRGGDGQIIQFRLQTKDEWLLNAVASRVDEGPEGLGGGEAGAAGKFHINGQPVKELRKLTLQPEDIVLFETPGGGGYGHR, encoded by the coding sequence ATGGACGGCGTCGAGCTTGAAATCCTGTGGTCCAATCTCATCGGCATCGTGACCGAACGCGCCAAGGCGTTGCAGCGCATCGCCTTCAGCCCGGTGGTCCGCGAGGCCGGCGATTTGGCGTGTGCCTTGTTCGACCGGCGCGGCCGCATGGTGGCGCAGGCCAACACCGGCACGCCGGGCCATATCAATTCGCTGGCGATCGCCGGCTCGCACCTCGTGCGCATCTTCGCCAACAATCTCAAGCCGGGCGACGTGGTCGTGACCAACGATCCGTGGATGTCAGCCGGGCATTTCTTCGACATCACAGTGCTGACGCCGATTTTCGATGGCGACCGCGTGCTGGCCTATATCGGCTCGACCATCCATCACACCGACATCGGCGGCTATGGCATTGGCGCGGGCGCGCGCGACGTGCACGAGGAGGGGCTCTGGATTCCGCCGCTCAAGCTCTACAACGAAGGCGTGCCGTGCCCGGTGCTGCATGCCATGATCAAGTCGAACGTGCGCACGCCTGACGCCGTGTTCGGCGATCTCGCCGCACAAGTGTCGAGCGGGCAGGCGGCGAGCGAGCGGCTGATCGCGATGTGCCAGCGCTATGAGCTCGTCGACATCGAGGGCCTGTCGGACGAGATCATCTCGCGCTCGGAGGCGGCGACGCGCTCGGCGATTTCCAAGCTCAAGGCCGGTACTTACCATGGCGAAAGCGCGTTCGACGTGCCGGGCGGGCAGGTGATCACGCTGAAGTCGGCGGTCACGGTCGATCCCGACGCGGGCGAAATCCTGGTCGATTTCACCGGGTCGACGATGCAGACCACGAGCGGCATCAACGTCGTGCTCAACTACACCCATGCCTATTCGACATTTGCGATCCGCTCCTGTCTCAATCCGGATCTGCCGAACAACACCGGCAGCCTGGCGCCGATCAAGGTCCACGCGCCCGAAGGCTCGATCCTCAATTGCCAGTACCCGGTGCCGGTCAACGCCCGCCACGTGGTCGGCATGTATGTGCCCATGCCGATCCTCAAGGCGCTCTATCAAGTGATCCCGGACCGCGTTCTCGCCGAGGGCTCGGGCGCCGTCTGGACGATGCAGATCCAGGGCAAGCGCGAGGACGGGAGCCCCTTCACCTCGTCGATGTTCAACTACTCCGGCGGCATGGGCGCGCGCGCGACCAAGCCCGGGCCGAGCGCGACCTGCTATCCGACCGGCGTTGCTGCCGTGCCGGTGGAGATCGTCGAGGCCGTGACGCCCGTGCTGTTCGACCGCAAGGAGTTGCGGCCGGGCTCCGGCGGCGACGGCGCCATGCGCGGCGGCGACGGCCAGATCATCCAGTTCCGGCTGCAGACCAAGGACGAATGGCTGCTCAACGCCGTGGCGAGCCGCGTCGACGAAGGCCCCGAAGGGCTCGGCGGCGGCGAGGCGGGCGCGGCCGGCAAATTCCATATCAACGGCCAGCCGGTGAAAGAGCTGAGGAAGCTCACGCTGCAGCCGGAGGACATCGTGCTGTTCGAGACGCCCGGAGGTGGCGGCTACGGACATCGCTGA
- a CDS encoding ABC transporter ATP-binding protein, giving the protein MAVRDEVIGLEDVSLFYRSKNAEVHALDGVSLRAGEREFVALLGPSGCGKSTLLKLISGLMPQSSGAIRVKGEPIKGPTPSIGIVFQSPLLMAWRTVLQNVLLQIEIRDLDVAKYREAARDLIRLVGLEGFENALPHQLSGGMQQRVGLCRALIHDPDVLIMDEPFGALDAMTRELMNAELQRIWIERRKTVLFITHSISEAVFLADRVLVMSPRPGRIVGEIAVDLPRPRTVATTELPDFVELTRKVRRHLNTGSTIE; this is encoded by the coding sequence ATGGCTGTGCGTGACGAAGTCATCGGCCTTGAAGACGTCAGCCTGTTCTATCGATCGAAGAACGCCGAGGTTCATGCGCTCGACGGCGTTTCGCTGCGTGCCGGCGAGCGCGAGTTCGTCGCCTTGCTCGGCCCGAGCGGCTGCGGCAAGAGCACGCTGCTCAAGCTGATCTCCGGATTGATGCCGCAATCGAGCGGCGCGATCCGGGTGAAGGGCGAGCCGATCAAGGGCCCCACGCCGTCGATCGGGATCGTCTTTCAGAGTCCGCTGCTGATGGCGTGGCGGACGGTTCTGCAGAACGTGCTGCTGCAGATCGAGATCCGCGACCTGGATGTCGCCAAATACCGTGAAGCGGCACGCGATCTTATCCGCCTCGTGGGGCTCGAAGGTTTCGAGAACGCGCTGCCGCATCAGCTCTCCGGTGGCATGCAGCAGCGGGTCGGGCTGTGCCGGGCCCTGATCCACGACCCGGATGTCCTGATCATGGATGAGCCGTTCGGCGCGCTCGATGCCATGACCCGCGAGCTGATGAACGCAGAATTGCAGCGCATCTGGATCGAGCGGCGGAAGACCGTGCTTTTCATCACCCATAGCATTTCCGAAGCCGTATTCCTGGCCGATCGCGTGCTGGTGATGTCGCCGCGGCCGGGCCGCATCGTCGGCGAGATCGCGGTCGATCTGCCGAGACCGCGCACCGTCGCGACCACGGAGCTGCCGGATTTCGTTGAGCTCACCCGCAAAGTGCGGCGCCATCTCAACACCGGATCAACGATCGAATAG
- a CDS encoding ABC transporter substrate-binding protein, producing MNVLRFCRAVAAALVIAMAVAPAKAADAVSFRLDWTLSGYHLPFYWAKEKGYYAAENLDVDIKEGAGSGKTVALMAGQQDDIGLADFMFMSVGVAKGMKLKGIFGEVQDGAWAIISRADAPIKKPEDLIGRSVATTADHKAMLDLLLAINKIPADKVKIQVTSAATRNTVFVNGQVDSFISVVIGSPLDLVVRAQQGKDKPVYFMPFADYGITPMGQGLLAHERVIAEKPDMLRRFVRASAKALGEITKPDKTEEAVDVAMKLSGARDERRESVKLQWIETTRRLATKNTEGRPLGWMSDKDWAVSVDILVKTGQLEKPIPTDSLYTNAFVPAN from the coding sequence ATGAACGTGCTTCGCTTCTGCCGGGCTGTCGCCGCCGCACTGGTCATTGCGATGGCCGTGGCTCCCGCCAAAGCCGCCGATGCCGTGAGCTTCCGGCTGGACTGGACGCTGTCGGGCTATCACCTGCCGTTCTACTGGGCGAAGGAGAAAGGCTACTACGCCGCCGAGAATCTCGATGTCGACATCAAGGAAGGTGCGGGCTCCGGCAAGACCGTGGCGTTGATGGCAGGCCAGCAGGACGACATCGGCCTCGCCGACTTTATGTTCATGTCGGTGGGCGTCGCCAAGGGCATGAAGCTCAAAGGCATCTTTGGTGAGGTGCAGGACGGCGCCTGGGCCATCATCTCTCGCGCTGACGCGCCCATCAAGAAGCCCGAGGACCTGATCGGCCGATCGGTCGCCACCACCGCCGATCACAAGGCCATGCTCGATCTGCTGCTGGCGATCAACAAGATTCCAGCCGACAAGGTGAAGATCCAGGTCACGAGCGCGGCCACGCGCAACACCGTGTTCGTCAACGGTCAGGTCGACAGCTTCATCAGCGTCGTGATCGGCTCGCCACTCGACCTTGTGGTCCGCGCGCAGCAAGGCAAGGACAAGCCGGTGTATTTCATGCCGTTCGCCGATTATGGGATCACGCCGATGGGACAGGGCCTCCTGGCGCATGAGCGGGTGATTGCTGAAAAGCCCGACATGCTGCGCCGCTTTGTGCGCGCCAGCGCCAAGGCGCTGGGCGAAATCACCAAGCCCGACAAGACCGAGGAGGCCGTCGACGTCGCGATGAAGCTGTCCGGCGCGCGTGACGAGCGCCGCGAATCGGTCAAGCTGCAGTGGATCGAAACCACACGGCGGCTCGCCACGAAAAACACCGAGGGCCGTCCGTTGGGCTGGATGAGCGATAAGGACTGGGCGGTCTCGGTCGATATTCTGGTCAAGACCGGACAGCTCGAGAAGCCGATCCCGACCGACAGCCTCTACACCAACGCGTTCGTACCGGCGAATTGA
- a CDS encoding ABC transporter permease translates to MATEQTYSSQSSRRAVNDARAAPASNIFTSRFFAPALAIVVAVVLWWAVVAVFKIPDYLLPAPQVVVARMIKEWRALLSHGAYTLLSVLTGFVTAVAIGVPIAFAIVLSRGVERITMPFLVMSQTIPKVAIAPILVVWLGFGILPKIAIVFLISFFPIVVSTVVGLKSVETDMIDLVRSMGARTLKIMVRVRGPSALPQMFAGFKIAVCLAVVGAIVGEFVGSDRGLGFLLLTSTGTLDGPLVWAALIVLIAMGVALFAFVSKIERLTIPWHVSMRADDAPAYQS, encoded by the coding sequence GCCGCGCGGTGAACGACGCGCGGGCGGCACCAGCGTCAAATATTTTCACGTCTCGCTTCTTCGCGCCGGCCCTCGCGATCGTCGTCGCCGTTGTGCTGTGGTGGGCGGTCGTCGCGGTCTTCAAAATTCCGGACTATCTGCTGCCCGCACCTCAGGTGGTCGTGGCACGCATGATCAAAGAGTGGCGGGCGCTGCTGAGCCACGGCGCCTACACGCTGCTGTCGGTGCTGACAGGCTTCGTCACCGCGGTCGCGATTGGCGTGCCGATCGCTTTCGCAATCGTCTTGAGCCGCGGCGTCGAGCGGATCACGATGCCGTTTCTGGTGATGTCGCAGACCATCCCCAAGGTGGCGATTGCACCGATCCTCGTGGTCTGGCTGGGCTTCGGCATCCTGCCCAAGATCGCGATCGTCTTTCTGATCTCGTTCTTTCCGATCGTGGTGTCGACCGTCGTGGGTCTCAAGAGCGTCGAGACCGACATGATCGACCTGGTCCGATCCATGGGCGCGCGCACGCTCAAGATCATGGTCCGTGTTCGCGGCCCCTCGGCTCTGCCGCAGATGTTCGCTGGCTTCAAGATCGCGGTGTGCCTTGCAGTCGTCGGCGCCATCGTCGGTGAATTCGTCGGCTCGGACCGCGGTCTCGGCTTCCTGCTGCTGACCTCGACCGGCACGCTGGATGGCCCCTTGGTCTGGGCGGCGTTGATTGTTCTTATTGCAATGGGCGTTGCGCTGTTCGCGTTCGTGTCCAAAATCGAGCGCCTGACGATCCCCTGGCACGTGTCCATGCGCGCAGACGATGCGCCCGCCTATCAGTCGTGA
- a CDS encoding NtaA/DmoA family FMN-dependent monooxygenase (This protein belongs to a clade of FMN-dependent monooxygenases, within a broader family of flavin-dependent oxidoreductases, the luciferase-like monooxygenase (LMM) family, some of whose members use coenzyme F420 rather than FMN.): protein MKPQMHLAIDVSWTQVETTWREPGARVGRHYPDVGLFEDIARVAERGLIDLIFFGDSTGIPNTWKNSIDDAVSYGVAWPRLDMSPWITAMSRVTKHIGFGLTYATTFMHPFYVARLLNSLDHITDGRIAFNVITSQRKADAQNYGFDELMEHSQRYDRMDEFMDVCQALWRSVDPDAFEWNRQTGRVANPDKVRPINHVGKFFKVKGPLSVPPSPQVVPVLIQAGGSARGTKTAARFVDHIFGARKPIPAMAKQRAEVDAALSAEGRDPSKVGIIWSTQVMVGETEAEAKRMRERLIAGVPREAVGVWLSHNTGFDMSTLPPRFTLRELNERIVAANASPVGFVQQLSATLGDDGEITLDDFMQHGLRTATSYATTVPGTAAQIADYLEERFEGSGSRGGFMLRHSQAEQIDMLHNIVDLLVPELQRRGRFRTAYTGRTLRENLAT, encoded by the coding sequence ATGAAGCCGCAGATGCATTTGGCGATCGACGTGTCATGGACCCAGGTCGAGACGACATGGCGGGAGCCGGGCGCGCGGGTCGGCCGCCACTATCCTGACGTGGGATTGTTCGAGGACATTGCGCGCGTCGCCGAGCGTGGTCTGATCGATTTGATCTTCTTCGGCGATTCAACGGGAATTCCAAACACCTGGAAAAATTCGATCGACGACGCCGTGAGCTACGGCGTGGCCTGGCCGCGCCTCGACATGAGTCCGTGGATCACCGCGATGTCGCGGGTCACCAAGCACATCGGTTTCGGCCTGACCTACGCGACCACCTTCATGCATCCGTTCTATGTGGCGCGCCTGCTCAACTCGCTGGATCACATTACAGACGGCCGGATTGCGTTCAACGTCATCACGTCGCAGCGCAAGGCCGATGCGCAGAACTATGGCTTCGACGAATTGATGGAGCACAGCCAGCGCTACGATCGCATGGACGAGTTCATGGACGTGTGCCAGGCGCTGTGGCGGAGCGTCGATCCCGATGCGTTCGAGTGGAACCGGCAGACCGGCCGCGTTGCCAACCCGGACAAGGTGCGTCCGATCAATCACGTCGGCAAGTTCTTCAAAGTCAAAGGGCCGCTCAGCGTGCCGCCGTCGCCGCAGGTCGTGCCGGTGCTGATCCAGGCCGGCGGCTCGGCGCGCGGCACCAAAACGGCGGCTCGCTTTGTCGACCATATTTTCGGGGCCCGAAAGCCGATCCCGGCGATGGCCAAGCAGCGCGCCGAGGTCGACGCGGCGCTCAGCGCCGAAGGCCGCGATCCGTCGAAAGTGGGCATCATCTGGTCGACGCAGGTCATGGTCGGCGAGACCGAAGCCGAGGCCAAGCGGATGCGCGAGCGCCTGATCGCGGGTGTGCCGCGCGAGGCGGTCGGCGTCTGGCTGTCGCACAACACGGGTTTCGACATGTCGACGCTTCCACCGCGTTTCACGCTGCGCGAGTTGAACGAGCGCATCGTCGCCGCGAATGCATCGCCGGTCGGCTTTGTTCAGCAGCTCTCGGCGACGTTGGGCGACGACGGCGAGATCACGCTCGACGACTTCATGCAGCACGGGCTGCGCACGGCGACCAGCTACGCGACGACGGTTCCTGGGACCGCAGCGCAGATCGCCGACTATCTCGAAGAGCGCTTCGAAGGCTCGGGCAGCCGGGGCGGCTTCATGCTGCGCCACTCGCAGGCCGAGCAGATCGACATGCTGCACAACATCGTCGACCTTCTGGTGCCGGAGCTGCAGCGCCGCGGCCGCTTCCGCACCGCTTATACGGGACGGACGCTCCGCGAAAACCTCGCGACCTGA
- a CDS encoding hydantoinase/oxoprolinase family protein: MTYSLAVDIGGTFTDIVLRHSSGVLTVDKVLTTHHDLLEGFFAGVSNVMKAAKIGPRDVDGVVVHATTVVTNVLIERKGKPTALLVTEGFRDVLHIRNEHRYEMYDPQIEFADPLVPAEFTLGVNERVRADGTVLRKPDLTQVKALAETLKSKGAQSVAICFLNSYANPDNERAVGKELAALLPDVFVTLSSEVAPQIREYPRASTAAVNAYAMPISLPYLRGLSERLEHDGFPNSPLIMLSSGGVVGAETAGRYPARMIESGPAAGALAGCHYAEVLGIERLMSFDMGGTTAKACLIEDSEPLITGLFEVDRRWRFKEGSGLPVTIPSIDMIEIGAGGGSIARVDSLGLLKVGPESAGSAPGPACYGRGGTSPTVTDADLVLGLLDADNFLGGDMKLDRKAAEAAVGKLGDDLGLTRAQAARGIFRVVTESMAAAVRTHATDRGVDWRGMPLFAFGGAGPVHACEVAALLQSSEVIVPPQPSVLSAFGTLVTSVRFDLVRSDLVRVNELDWTRVDRILGELAREATAALKEAGCAEETVTLIFAADLRYLGQQSELTVALDVDPRTHHDASRIVDVFIPAYKKLYGVNPSHVPIELVTWRVTARGPIIPFNRAMSLPGEPGRPKGKRQVDAWSDGLQVPVYDRNSLAAGQSVKGPAIIEERETTTVIPPDWTATVDKIGCIFARKG, from the coding sequence GTGACGTATTCGCTTGCAGTCGACATCGGCGGCACGTTCACGGATATCGTGCTCCGTCACTCGTCGGGCGTGCTGACGGTCGACAAGGTTCTGACCACGCATCATGACCTGCTCGAGGGGTTCTTCGCGGGCGTGTCGAATGTGATGAAGGCCGCCAAGATCGGTCCGCGCGATGTCGATGGCGTCGTGGTGCACGCCACCACGGTCGTCACCAACGTGCTGATCGAGCGGAAGGGCAAGCCTACGGCGCTCCTGGTCACCGAGGGATTCCGCGACGTCCTGCATATCCGCAACGAGCACCGCTATGAGATGTACGATCCGCAGATCGAATTTGCGGATCCATTGGTGCCTGCCGAGTTCACTCTCGGCGTCAACGAACGTGTCCGGGCGGACGGCACGGTGCTGCGCAAGCCGGACCTGACGCAGGTCAAGGCGCTGGCCGAAACCCTCAAGTCCAAGGGCGCCCAATCGGTCGCGATCTGCTTTCTCAACAGCTACGCCAATCCCGACAACGAGCGCGCGGTCGGCAAGGAGCTTGCCGCGCTGTTGCCGGATGTGTTCGTCACGCTGTCGTCGGAGGTGGCGCCGCAAATCCGCGAATATCCGCGCGCCTCGACCGCCGCGGTCAACGCCTATGCCATGCCGATCTCGCTGCCCTATCTGCGAGGCTTGAGCGAGCGCCTCGAGCATGACGGTTTCCCGAACTCGCCGTTGATCATGCTGTCATCGGGCGGCGTGGTTGGCGCCGAGACCGCGGGCCGCTATCCGGCGCGCATGATCGAAAGCGGGCCTGCCGCCGGTGCCCTCGCGGGCTGCCATTACGCCGAGGTGCTGGGCATTGAGCGGCTGATGTCGTTCGACATGGGCGGCACCACGGCCAAGGCCTGCCTGATCGAGGACAGCGAGCCGCTGATCACCGGGCTGTTCGAGGTGGACCGCCGCTGGCGGTTCAAGGAGGGCAGCGGTCTGCCGGTCACCATCCCGTCGATCGACATGATCGAGATCGGCGCGGGCGGCGGCAGCATCGCCCGGGTTGATAGCCTTGGCCTGCTCAAGGTCGGCCCCGAAAGCGCAGGCTCGGCGCCAGGGCCTGCCTGCTATGGCCGGGGCGGCACGTCACCGACCGTGACTGACGCCGATCTCGTGCTCGGCCTCCTCGATGCCGACAATTTCCTGGGCGGCGACATGAAGCTCGACCGCAAAGCCGCCGAAGCTGCCGTCGGCAAGCTGGGCGACGATCTTGGGCTTACTCGCGCGCAGGCGGCGCGGGGCATTTTCCGCGTCGTGACCGAGTCGATGGCGGCCGCGGTGCGCACGCACGCCACCGACCGCGGCGTCGATTGGCGTGGCATGCCGCTGTTCGCGTTCGGCGGCGCCGGCCCGGTGCACGCCTGCGAGGTGGCGGCGCTGTTGCAGAGCTCCGAGGTGATCGTGCCGCCGCAGCCGAGTGTGCTGTCGGCCTTTGGCACGCTCGTTACGTCGGTGCGGTTCGATCTGGTGCGCAGCGATCTGGTGCGCGTCAACGAGTTGGATTGGACGCGGGTCGACCGCATCCTGGGAGAGCTCGCCCGCGAGGCGACGGCCGCGTTGAAGGAGGCCGGCTGCGCCGAGGAGACCGTGACGCTGATCTTCGCCGCCGATCTGCGTTATCTCGGCCAGCAGAGCGAACTCACCGTTGCACTCGACGTCGATCCGCGCACCCACCATGACGCGAGCCGCATCGTGGATGTGTTCATCCCGGCCTACAAGAAGCTCTACGGCGTCAATCCGTCCCACGTTCCCATCGAGCTTGTCACTTGGCGGGTGACCGCGCGCGGGCCCATCATCCCGTTCAATCGGGCGATGAGCCTGCCGGGCGAGCCCGGCCGACCGAAGGGCAAACGCCAAGTGGATGCCTGGAGCGACGGACTTCAAGTGCCGGTCTACGATCGCAATTCGCTCGCCGCTGGCCAGAGCGTCAAGGGGCCGGCGATCATCGAGGAGCGCGAGACCACGACGGTCATTCCGCCGGACTGGACGGCGACGGTCGACAAGATCGGCTGTATCTTTGCGCGGAAGGGATAG